The Heyndrickxia acidicola sequence GTTTTCGCAAGGATATCACTTTTCTTCCATTGGATAAATGGGTATTGTATTAGTCATTAAAGAATATCAAATAGCAATAAAGTTTACGAAAAGTGCCTTTTAAAAAACAAAAAATATTAATTCCCATTGCCATTTAGCATTCTAATCCTATTAAAAACATTATTAATAGAAGAATAAAGTCTTTTTAGCATATAAGTTCATTTCATTATTTCAGGTAATCGTTTTCAATATACCTTAATTTATTAATAAATCCCAGTATATTGTTTGAATATACCCTTTTCATTTGGCTGTTTTCGCATAGATTATTGCTTTACGTACAAAGGGTTATTCCATGTGTCGTCTGTCTTCGCGGCATCCTTTCGTAAGCTATTCACAAGCTTTAATACTGCACCTGAATTTTTAATTATTTTTTTGTCAAATAGCAATAAAGTTTACGAAAAGAGCCTTGTAAACTTTTCCTGTAAGAAAATTGTGGAGAAAATCAAGTCAAAACGCAGACTTTTCATTACTTTACGTAAAGTAACGCGTACAGAACCGAAAAGATACGCATGAAAACCATGTACCGGAATCTATTCAAAAAAGTATTCGATTAAGAGGTTTATATGTTGTGAAAAGATGAGCGGCCACGCTATAACCAATTTAAAATTCGTTTTTTACGGCATCAACATTTCATTTTTCTTATGATGCAAAATGTATAATAGTTTATTCAAAAATGCAACCTTTTTATGATAATAATCACCAATAAGCCTTTAAAATTTCAGTTCTTCCAGAATATCACTGCCTGTCATCACCAGCTTTGCCCCCTGCTGAATAAGGTGGTTTGTGCCATCTGATAAGGGATCCAATATACTTCCGGGTACAGCAAAAACCTCTCTTCCTTCGTGAAGGGCAAGATCTGCCGTAATTAAAGATCCGCTTTGCTTTTCAGCCTGAATGACCAATGTCCCTCTGCACAACCCGCTGATGATACGGTTGCGCATAGGAAAGTGCCATTTTTTCGCCGGTACTTCAGGTGGATATTCTGATACTATTAAATGATTTCTTTTCATATTCTCTGCAAGATAAGTATTCTCCTTTGGATAAACAGAAAAAAATCCGCTGCCAAGCACAGCAATCGTTTTTCCGCCTGCGGCCATTGCCATGTTGTGTGCCATTGTGTCGACACCTTTTGCAAGCCCGCTGGTGATGGAACAGCCTTTTTCTAGTAAGGGAGGAATAAGCTGTTTAATCGCATTTTGAGCGTATATAGTTGCTTTCCTTGAGCCTACAACAGCGATGGATGGCATACGAAACAAATCGGTATGTCCCATTGTATAAAGAACAAATGGAGGATTATAAATTTGCCTTAATAGAGGAGGATAGTCTGGATCTGTTATCACCTTGAAAGATATTCCGGCATTTTCATAGAATTGAATTTTCGAGTGGATGGAAATGGTATGAAGGTCCTTATAAAAGGCTTCTGCATTCAAAGCATTCATATGCATAATGGAAGCGAGCGAGGTCTTGGATAAGGTATAAAGGTCAGATAACCCAGCATTTGTTTGTAAAAGTCGAAGAACTCCTTTTGGTGTCGTACCCCTGCATTGAGAAAGATGCAGAATTTTGAGTCTTAAATCGTCCATATAACCCCCCCTTGTATTTAAAGCCTGGTCTATTGATTTTTTGACCTTTAATAGAGTTAAAGCTTAAATGAATATATAAAACAGTCCCTCAGCACCCGAGGGACTATTTCTAAAAAGTATTAGTTTGTTTTACATTTTTCGTAAAGTCCTTTTTCTTTCAGCACACTAATCATTGTTTCACCAAGTACAGAAGGAGTTTCAGCAACCTTGATGCCGCACTCATTCATAACACGGATTTTTTCATCCGCAGTACCTTTTCCTCCGGAGATGATAGCGCCGGCATGACCCATACGCTTTCCAGGAGGTGCTGTTACTCCGCCAATAAAGCCAACAACCGGCTTCTTCATGTTTTCTTTGATCCAAAGAGCTGCTTCTTCCTCAGCAGTACCGCCGATTTCACCAATCATAATAACCGCTTCGGTTTCAGGATCCTCGTTAAATGCTTTTAAGACATCGATGAAGTTTGTTCCGTTAACAGGGTCTCCACCAATACCAACTGCTGTAGATTGTCCAACGCCTTCTTCAGAAAGCTGGTTAACAGCCTCATATGTAAGGGTTCCCGAACGGGAAACAACACCTACATGGCCTTTTGTATGGATATATCCAGGCATAATTCCAATTTTGCACTCACCAGGAGTAATGACACCAGGACAGTTAGGGCCCACTAAGCGGGTTTTCTTGCCCTCCATATAACGTTTTACTTTTACCATATCCAATACTGGAATGTGCTCAGTTATACAAATAGTCAGATCCAGTTCAGCATCTACTGCTTCCATGATGGCGTCAGCAGCAAAAGGAGCTGGAACGTAGATAACGGAAGCATTTGCGCCTGTTGCTTTAACAGCTTCTTCAACTGTATTGAAAACAGGAACACCTTCAACCTCAGTACCACCTTTACCAGGAGAAGTACCGCCTACTATTTTTGTTCCATATTCCAACATTTGTTTCGTATGGAAAAGGGCTGTTTTACCCGTAATACCTTGTACAATGACTTTCGTGTCTTTATTAACAAAAACGCTCATTCTGTTCCCCTGCCTTTCTAATATCAGACAAATAATTTACCTTCATGCCAAAAATGATCAGCCCACTAGCTCAACAATTTTTTGCGCGCCATCAGCCATGGACTCAGCCGCAATGATATTCAATCCTGATTCATTTAGGATTTTCTTTCCTAAGTCAACGTTCGTTCCTTCAAGGCGAACAACAAGAGGGATTTCCAAACCAACTTGTTTAGTAGCTTCCACAACGCCAGTCGCAATTACGTCGCACTTCATAATTCCTCCGAAAATGTTAACAAAGATTCCTTTAACATTTTGATCAGAAAGGATGATTTTAAAGGCTTCTGTAACCTTCTCAGCTGTAGCACCGCCCCCAACATCCAGGAAGTTAGCAGGGTCTCCTCCGTAGTACTTGATAATGTCCATAGTGGCCATTGCAAGTCCAGCACCATTTACCATACAGCCAATATTTCCATCAAGGGAAATGTAGCTAAGGTCATATTTGGATGCTTCAATTTCTTTTTGATCCTCTTCATCAAGATCTCTGTACTCTACAATATCCTTTTGGCGGTAAAGACCATTGGAATCGAAGTTTAATTTAGCATCAAGTGCCATTACCGTACCTTCGCCTGTAACGACAAGCGGGTTAATTTCCGCAATGGAACAGTCTTTTTCAACAAAAACTTTATACAATCCCAGCATGAATTTTACAGCCTGGTTAACAAGAGCTGCCGGAATATTAATATTGAATGCAATTCTTCTTGCCTGGAATGCAGTTAAGCCAACTACCGGGTCGATTGTTTCTTTAAAGATTTTTTCAGGAGTTTTTTCAGCTACTTCTTCAATTTCTGTACCGCCTTCTTCTGAAGCCATTAGCACAACGCGAGATGTAGCGCGGTCTAAAACAAGACCAACATAGTATTCTTTCTGAATATTGCACCCTTCTTCGATAAGAAGACGCTTAATCTCTTTACCTTCCGGGCCTGTTTGATGTGTAACAAGGGTTTTTCCCAGCAATTCCTGTGCATATGTACGAACATCTTCTACACTTTTAGCCACTTTTACACCGCCGGCTTTACCGCGTCCGCCTGCGTGGATTTGCGCTTTGACAACGCATACATCAGTGCCTAGTTCTTTGGCTGCTTCCACCGCTTCTTCCACTGTAAAAGCAACTTTCCCATTTGGCACTGCTACCCCGTATTTTCTGAGGATTTCTTTACCTTGATACTCATGGATATTCATATTCATCCTCCTATCAAACTCTTCATAAAAAATTACTGCGCTTTCATTGTAATAAATGGTAGAAAATATGTCTACCTTTCTGATTAAAATATTATTTTAGTTTTGTAATTTTTTGATGAAAATTGTTATTTTTATAGTTTATTTTTACATTTATGCGACTTTAATGGTTTTACTGGGATAATTTCCATTTCCAGAAATTTCTTTTAATTCACTGTTTTTCACACTTAGTATGTAAACGGAATCATCCTTTCCAAACCAAGCTTTCTTAAAGTGAAAAAGTAAAATATACCGGTTTAAACGATAAGAAAATCCACTGATAAATTCTATACTGAACGAAAAAAGCAGAACATAATAAAAAAATTTATAAACTGAGTTTATTGTTTTTTATTTTTAACATATTTAGCAGATTACTAATTAAATATTGATAACTGCTCGTTTTTTAGCTCATTTTACAGTAAAGAAAGGAACCTTCAGCTATGCTGAAAGGCGTGTGAAAAAGCCGTTTCACACGAATGAGCTAAAAAACAACAGTGTCCTTTTACAAAGCAAGTTATAAAGACAAACAAGGAGCCTGCTAATCAGCATTGCTTCCCGCTTTTTTGTCCAGTCTATATATAAAAGCAAATACCTCAGCCACAGCACCATACAATTCTTCCGGAATTGCCTGATTAATATTTAGCTGGCTGAGTACCTGCACTAAGCTCTTGTCTTCTTGAATCGGTATCTGATTTTCTTGTGCCTTTGCAATAATGTTTTCTGCTGTCATTCCTCTTCCTTTTGCTATTACAACAGGTGCATCCTGGTGGTCTGGCTGATAATGAAGAGCAACTGCTTTTTTTGAAATATATTGCTCTTTTTTTATCATATTTTTATATCGACTCCTGCGTAGGGTGTGTTGGTGGTGGTTGACCAGACAGGATTTTTTCCTGCAGAGGTTTCTGCCTGCTGTCTGAAGCTGACTGCAGAAAGAGTATACCCTTGATTTTCAAGCTGTTTTTTTAATAGAGGAGTAAGATCTAAAGACAAATCTTCTGCCCTCGGAAAAGTATTTAGTATTGTTACAGATACCACACGGTTTTGTACTTTCATATCCACAATGGTTTCTTTCAAATGCTCCAAATCTAAGTAAAAAAGAATCTGGCAAAAATCAGCGTCCAGTTCTCCGTTTTCTTTTCTTTTACCTGACCATTGCATGGTTATATCTGTAAAATGGTTTCCGATTTGAAAAGGCAGCTGAAATACAGCCTGCAGAATAGGACCTGTATCGGAGGATAACAGCTGCTGGCTGTTCATTTTTGATATTAGTAAATCAGCAATTTCTTTCGTATCAGACGGATGGTCCGGCTCCTCCAAATATTTTACAAGTAAAGGCTTTAGCGATTTAATTACATGATCTTCCTGATTGTTTAATTTTTGAATATCAGCTTCATAAAAAAGACCCATTTTTCCCAGTATCCCTTTTAGTTGCATTGCAATACGGCTTCCATGGGGGGATTGTTCAAGCTGATCCGCGAGTTTTTTAAGAAAAAGCTGCTCCTCAGAAGAAAAAATATTTTTCGAATCTCCCTCACCCTTTAAAACATTTTGGAGCTTTTCTTCCACTTGCTTTTTTATATCAACTGGTTGCGGCTCAGCTGCCGGCTCTTTCTTCAATATTACGCTCCCTACTGTCGCCTTCGGTTCACTGGCACTATTTGTATCCGTACCATTCAGTCCTAATTTGTTTAGAATGTTCTCGGAAATGGATTGAAATTGACTGGCTTGATTGGAGGAATATTTTAAAAGAGCTTGCGGCATTTCCTGAATAATACGGTTCTTCTCTTCTCCATCCAAAGAGTCTACAACCGATAGCAATGATTGAATTGTTTTATTTGGGGTTTCTTTTATTATCTCCCCTTTTAAGAGCTGTATAAGGGTTTGGGTTTTTTGCGAATCCTCCGCTTTCACTAAGGATTGAAAGATTGCTTTTGAAAAAGGAAATTGTTTTGAAGCCATAAGCTGTATTGTTTTAAGCCCCAAGGCGGAATCAGGGGCCTCTTTCAAAAAGGCTGCAGCCTTTATTACCTCTTCTTTTGAAAGTGGAATTTGTTCCTTTTGCATATAGGCAGCCACTTGCTTAAAAGCCTTCTCCTGAGGGAGGGATAGCTGTTTTAATAAAGCTCCAGAATCATTTCCCTCCAGGCTATTATTAGGCACTACTTTTAAGTAGACTTCTCCTTCGTTTAGTGAAACTTCAAACCAATAACCCTTGCCGCTAATTAATGGAGCTTCGAGTTTAGCGATGAGGGGATGGTTTCCCGCCTGAACGACCGCTGTTTGATTAGGAAATATTTTTTGAATACTGCCAAAAAATATTTGTCCCTGCTTAAATGGAACACCACTGTCCATTTTAGCAGCCTGTATACCAGCCAATTGCTGTATTGGTACAGTCAGCATTCTTTCTCCCTCCTTCCTTTGCTTTTCTTCTACTGATATCACAACCATTTTTGGCTGTAATGCGACAATGCCAGAAGCGGCCATATATACCTGTAGCTATGATAATGAATATAAAAAAGGCCTGCTGCACCCTGGCCCTTCGGGTAATCCTCTGTCCAATTATCTATATCGGCATTTTTCAGCAAAAAGTTTACTCCTTTGCTTATCTCAGGAGTAATGTGGTCAGACACAGCTATTAGACCATCCAAGGCCCATGCTGTGTGTGTCAGAGTGCTTGCTTGAAGAGGAATATATTCGCCTTGAATATCACTGTTGCACGATTCTCCCCATCCTCCGTCTGGATTTTGTATAGAGGAAAGCCATTGAACAGCTTTTTTAACAGCTGAGAGATTTTGATACCCTGCAGAATTCAAACCTGTTAACGCAGCCCAAGTCCCGTAAATATAGTTAATTCCCCATCTGCTGTTCCAGGAGCCATTGTTTTCCTGGCGGCGAAGAAGCCATTGAATAGCCCTTTTAAAAGCACGCTTCTCCATATCTGCATGAGTACAGCTCCCAAAGAACTCCAGCGTACGGGCTGTCAGGTCTACAGAGGATGGGTCAATTAAAAAGGTATCTCCACCCGGAATCATAGAAAATAAAGGATTGTCTGCATTCCTTTCAAATGCTGGCCACCCTCCGTCATCATTTTGCATGGAAATAACCCATGAAATCCCTTTTTCCCATGAGTGTCTGTTAGCTGAATCAGAGGCTGCATACGTGCGTATCGCTCTCAATGTGGCAGTAGAATCATCCACATCCGGATTGATAGTATTACTATTTGAAAAGCCCCATCCGCCTGGTTTTCCAGAAACATTATGAATAGACCAATCTCCATATCTGGTATGCTGCTTTGAAAGCAAAAAACGGTTTGCACGGCGAATCGAATGGTGGGAAGGATGTACACCCGCTTCCTGCAGTGCATAACTAATGAGGGAAGTATTCCATACATGTACGGTTGTATATTGGCAATGCTGGGCACCATCAATTGTGTATACCATCGCTTTCAATCCGTTCACCGCTTTGGCAATCTCAGGGTCTGTTTGTTTGGAGCCAGTCGCCAACAATGCAAAGATCATGAAAAATGTAGCACTGAAATAACTAAGCAAGGTTCCATCATACTCTATTCTTTGAAAAATATAATCTTTTAATTTTCTTTGAGCCTGTTCATGAAGCTCTTCTGGTATTCCAGCAAGCTGTTCAACGATCCCTTTAATTTCATCCAATACTGAACTCCAATTTGCTGCTTCACGAACAAACGCATGATTTTTTCGTTCATTATTAATAAAAAGATTGGAAAGGTCAGGGGTGTTTTCTGTTTTTAGCGAAAATTTTTGATCCGCTATTAAAAGAATAGGCGCAAGATTGCTTCTTCCAAAAACAGAAAGGCTATAAAAGTTCAGCGGAAAGAATTTTGGAATTAAAATTAGCTCAATTGGGATTTTAAGATAAGCCGGCCATTTCATCTGCCCTGTTATAAGCAACAAAAGCTTTGTCAGAATACCCGCTTTTTCAATTCCCCCATTGCTTTTGATAAATCGCTCAGCTTCTTTCAGTACTTTTTCATTTCCTTTTTCATAACCGGAATAAAGAAGAGCATAATAGGCATCGATTGTTAATGAAAGGTTTCCTGGTGCTTCATCCCTGAAAAGCCTCCAGGAGCCATCTCTGTACTGTTTACTTTTAATCCTTCTTACAAGACCCAAAATCAGTTCTTCATCATGAATTTTTAAACTTCGTAATAATATAATCATATAGCAATCTGTTATAACCCCTGTCTCAAAGGGATACTCCCATGAACCATCAGGCAGCTGGCTGTTGTGCAGGATAGAGACCAGACGATTTATCTCATTTTGCACTTGCTGTTTCATGTACCTCTCTCCTCTCTTTCTCCTACATACCTATTCCTAAAAAAAGAATGAATGCTACAAAGAAAGGATTTTTCAAAATGGAACTCCCATGGTTAAAAACTTTTTTAAAAAAAAGCAAATACAAATATCATGATCTTTCAGGAGCTGTAAAAGAACTCAAGCACATTGGAAAACAGCCTGCGAGGCGGCTGTCCTCAAAGGATCTATCCTTATCCTAGAGGAAGCTGATGCAAGAGATACAAGATAAGACGATCGAAAAGAATGTGAATAACCTTACTAGGACAAAAGCCTATTTGGATTTTTATTTAGAACACCCGGATATTCATTGGGCATTGCTGGCCCACATGGTTTCGAGAAATGCAGGATGGAATATGACAGACTTAAAGGGAGAATGGCTGCCTCAACTATTTAGCCAACGTGAGCAGAAGGACTATTTTCAATTTTTAAAGAGGGGGAATTGGCTGATATTCCAGGATGTCTATCCACAGCTTTTAATTTTTCATTATAGTCTTAAACAAAAAAAGCGCTTTTTCACCTATTTGGACCTTTACAGATTTCTATTTTTATGGAAATTATGTGGAAACAAATCTTTATTTACAGTAACACTATTTCACTTGCCATTGCTACCATTGTAAATGAGCAAAGTTATTTGGAGTCAAGGCTGATCCAGAATCAAATGTATAAAAAAGTCATTCATTCCTTTACTTTTCATGCACAGGAACCACTGAAGCTCAATCACATTCTTTTTCCTCTTTATTCTGCCTCCCCAAAAATCAATCCCACTTTGTTTGGCAGGACAGTGGACCATTTTTCTTCTTTAAAAGACCGTATAAACCTCTGTATTGAGTTATATTACTCTCTATTTCACCAGGAGTCATCCCTGGAAAATGTCCTATCGTGGGCAAAAGCTCACCCGCATTCCGGCTCGCTCAGTGACTATTGGCCTCAGCTGACTGCCGCCTGGGAAAGAGCCAGCATTAAAGGTTAAAGACTGTTTTCTGGCCAAAGGAGCCTCCCGTATCTACAGGCCAACGCTGCAGGCTGCCTGGAAAGAAATCTCCCATGAAAAAGCCGAACTGGGTGACTGGTTTAAAAACCGGAGAACCGTTGATTATTTAATCATGAAACCAACATTATATGAAAAAAAATAGGCAGTCTATCTATTGCAAATCCCTCGAACAAATCCAAATGTTCACAGAAACAAAGGAAATAATATTTAGATAGAAAAGCGGAGGGCGCCTGATTATCGGCGACCAGCATAAGACGAAATGCCCTAGAGGTTCGCTTTTTAACCTCTTGGGCAGTTTGGCTTAGACCTCGAGCCGATGGCGCTCGGAGCTGGACAGAGAAAAACGGAGGATACACCAAAAGTAATAGTTTTCCAAATAATAAAAGGCTGTCCCAAAAGGTCCAATGATATTAGATGACCTTGGAAACTGCATCTTTTTTCCTCCAGGTTGAAAACGAACAGTGGGTAATACTCCTATATGCGTACCGCTGTTTGTCCTGCCTGTACACTTCAAGTAATCAATATAAGTGTAAGATCAACATCGATTTTCTAGAGGCCTATAATATGTTCTTTCTTCCATATCGATAAGGCAATAATGATTACCGTAGGTCGGTTTGGCTTGATTTTTAAACTCGTATAAAGTGATTTTCAGGGGAGCCTATTATAAAACTAACTAGAAAAATCTCCCTACCTTTTTCTCTTTTTTTATTCAGTAGTAAAAAAGGGTGACTCCATTCAGCGGCATAGTCCAGCTTTTTGAGTCACCCTTTTTTTATTTGGATTGTCGCATGCTTTATACAAGTTCCTTTACTGGAGCAAATGAACGGCGATGAATGCTGCTAGGACCAAACTTTTGTAAGGCTTCTAAATGGTCTTTTGTTCCATAGCCCATATTCTGATGAAATTGATATTCAGGAAACTCCAAAGCATACTCTGACATCAACCGGTCACGGGTGACTTTCGCCACAATGGACGCACATGCAATGGAAACACTCTTTTCATCACCTTTGATCAGTGATGTTTGAGCAATCGGTAACTCCAGCTCCATGGCATCAATTAATAAATGGTCCGGCTCTAAAGAAAGTGATTGCAGGCTTGTAATCATAGCTTTTTTGGAAGCCTGATAAATATTTATCCTGTCAATTTCCTCCGAAGAAATGATTCCAATGCCAACAGCAGTGGCTTCTTCCATAATCCTACCATAGAATTCATTCCGTTTTTTTTCACTTAATTTTTTCGAATCATTCACACCAGGCAAGTAAAAATTCTCTGGCAGTACGACAGCAGCTGCTACAACAGGGCCAGCCAAGGGGCCGCGGCCCACCTCATCGATTCCTGCAATAGAACGATAGCCCTGTTTCATAAGCGCCTTTTCATATTGAAGCATTTGAATGAATCGGCCATGAAGCTTTAGCTTGCGGTCTTGTTTACTCTGCCATTGCCTGAGAAGAGTTTGTACACCTTTTCGAGAATCCTGCGCCAGCTTCTCCATCAAAGGCTCTTCTATTGTATCAGTGGTATTTAAATAGTTATGAATTTCATTAATTGTATAGTTTTTCATTTCAATCCTCTGTAACACGTATTTCACTTTCCAATGCCGGTAAGTCTATTCCTCTGGCGGAATCTCCTCTTCGCCTGGAATATCGAAGGATAATGGGCCAAGCTTTAATGAGCGGATATCTCTCACTACCAGCTCCGCTACCTTATCGTAATTCACTTCGCCTTTCGCCCTTAAGCTCCCGCGAAGCTCCCCGATGATATCAAAAATTTCTACAATATCCTCCGGAATCTCACCTACATTGTACCTTTCCATTAACCGGCCTGGATAGTGCTTTTCAAGGAATTTCAAACCATAAATAGAGATGTCATGGAGATTCAAAATAGTATCCTTTATTGCTCCTGTTAATGCTAGTTTGTATCCAATCTCCTGATCATCAAATTTTGGCCAAAGAATTCCGGGAGTATCCAAAAGCTCTAATTCCTTGCCAACTTTAATCCATTGTTGTGATCTCGTGATCCCGGGAGTATTTCCCGTTTTAGCAATATTCTTTTTCGCAAGGCGATTAATTAATGTAGACTTCCCTACGTTCGGAATTCCGATAATCATTGCCCTTATCGCACGAGGCTTTACACCCTTTGCCTTTAAACGGTCAAACTTTGGCTTTAACACTTCTTCAGCTGCCTTCACTATTTG is a genomic window containing:
- a CDS encoding EscU/YscU/HrcU family type III secretion system export apparatus switch protein codes for the protein MIKKEQYISKKAVALHYQPDHQDAPVVIAKGRGMTAENIIAKAQENQIPIQEDKSLVQVLSQLNINQAIPEELYGAVAEVFAFIYRLDKKAGSNAD
- the ylqF gene encoding ribosome biogenesis GTPase YlqF; the encoded protein is MTIQWFPGHMAKARREVTEKLKLVDIIFELVDARIPVSSANPMLDEIIHQKPRLKLLNKADMADKEITKEWISHFSSEGQKALAINSQEGIGLQQIVKAAEEVLKPKFDRLKAKGVKPRAIRAMIIGIPNVGKSTLINRLAKKNIAKTGNTPGITRSQQWIKVGKELELLDTPGILWPKFDDQEIGYKLALTGAIKDTILNLHDISIYGLKFLEKHYPGRLMERYNVGEIPEDIVEIFDIIGELRGSLRAKGEVNYDKVAELVVRDIRSLKLGPLSFDIPGEEEIPPEE
- the sucD gene encoding succinate--CoA ligase subunit alpha; its protein translation is MSVFVNKDTKVIVQGITGKTALFHTKQMLEYGTKIVGGTSPGKGGTEVEGVPVFNTVEEAVKATGANASVIYVPAPFAADAIMEAVDAELDLTICITEHIPVLDMVKVKRYMEGKKTRLVGPNCPGVITPGECKIGIMPGYIHTKGHVGVVSRSGTLTYEAVNQLSEEGVGQSTAVGIGGDPVNGTNFIDVLKAFNEDPETEAVIMIGEIGGTAEEEAALWIKENMKKPVVGFIGGVTAPPGKRMGHAGAIISGGKGTADEKIRVMNECGIKVAETPSVLGETMISVLKEKGLYEKCKTN
- the dprA gene encoding DNA-processing protein DprA translates to MDDLRLKILHLSQCRGTTPKGVLRLLQTNAGLSDLYTLSKTSLASIMHMNALNAEAFYKDLHTISIHSKIQFYENAGISFKVITDPDYPPLLRQIYNPPFVLYTMGHTDLFRMPSIAVVGSRKATIYAQNAIKQLIPPLLEKGCSITSGLAKGVDTMAHNMAMAAGGKTIAVLGSGFFSVYPKENTYLAENMKRNHLIVSEYPPEVPAKKWHFPMRNRIISGLCRGTLVIQAEKQSGSLITADLALHEGREVFAVPGSILDPLSDGTNHLIQQGAKLVMTGSDILEELKF
- the sucC gene encoding ADP-forming succinate--CoA ligase subunit beta — protein: MNIHEYQGKEILRKYGVAVPNGKVAFTVEEAVEAAKELGTDVCVVKAQIHAGGRGKAGGVKVAKSVEDVRTYAQELLGKTLVTHQTGPEGKEIKRLLIEEGCNIQKEYYVGLVLDRATSRVVLMASEEGGTEIEEVAEKTPEKIFKETIDPVVGLTAFQARRIAFNINIPAALVNQAVKFMLGLYKVFVEKDCSIAEINPLVVTGEGTVMALDAKLNFDSNGLYRQKDIVEYRDLDEEDQKEIEASKYDLSYISLDGNIGCMVNGAGLAMATMDIIKYYGGDPANFLDVGGGATAEKVTEAFKIILSDQNVKGIFVNIFGGIMKCDVIATGVVEATKQVGLEIPLVVRLEGTNVDLGKKILNESGLNIIAAESMADGAQKIVELVG
- a CDS encoding ribonuclease HII, whose amino-acid sequence is MKNYTINEIHNYLNTTDTIEEPLMEKLAQDSRKGVQTLLRQWQSKQDRKLKLHGRFIQMLQYEKALMKQGYRSIAGIDEVGRGPLAGPVVAAAVVLPENFYLPGVNDSKKLSEKKRNEFYGRIMEEATAVGIGIISSEEIDRINIYQASKKAMITSLQSLSLEPDHLLIDAMELELPIAQTSLIKGDEKSVSIACASIVAKVTRDRLMSEYALEFPEYQFHQNMGYGTKDHLEALQKFGPSSIHRRSFAPVKELV
- the shc gene encoding squalene--hopene cyclase — translated: MKQQVQNEINRLVSILHNSQLPDGSWEYPFETGVITDCYMIILLRSLKIHDEELILGLVRRIKSKQYRDGSWRLFRDEAPGNLSLTIDAYYALLYSGYEKGNEKVLKEAERFIKSNGGIEKAGILTKLLLLITGQMKWPAYLKIPIELILIPKFFPLNFYSLSVFGRSNLAPILLIADQKFSLKTENTPDLSNLFINNERKNHAFVREAANWSSVLDEIKGIVEQLAGIPEELHEQAQRKLKDYIFQRIEYDGTLLSYFSATFFMIFALLATGSKQTDPEIAKAVNGLKAMVYTIDGAQHCQYTTVHVWNTSLISYALQEAGVHPSHHSIRRANRFLLSKQHTRYGDWSIHNVSGKPGGWGFSNSNTINPDVDDSTATLRAIRTYAASDSANRHSWEKGISWVISMQNDDGGWPAFERNADNPLFSMIPGGDTFLIDPSSVDLTARTLEFFGSCTHADMEKRAFKRAIQWLLRRQENNGSWNSRWGINYIYGTWAALTGLNSAGYQNLSAVKKAVQWLSSIQNPDGGWGESCNSDIQGEYIPLQASTLTHTAWALDGLIAVSDHITPEISKGVNFLLKNADIDNWTEDYPKGQGAAGLFYIHYHSYRYIWPLLALSHYSQKWL